One stretch of Micromonospora echinospora DNA includes these proteins:
- a CDS encoding sugar phosphate isomerase/epimerase family protein, producing MTAVPDPLPGPGALRFGYGTNGFANHRLGDALAVLADLGYAGVALTLDHDHLDPFAPGLIRRVAAVRRRLDALGLAVVVETGARYLLDPWHKHAPTLLHDDPARRVEFLRRAVRIGAELGAEAVSFWAGVRPPGVPPDVAADRLVAGCATVCAEAADEGVALGFEPEPGMFVEDIAGWWRLREALGAPPGFGITLDIGHCRCLEPLAVPRCVAAVAAHLVNVQIDDMRRGVHEHLEFGAGEIDFPPVLRALADAGYRGLVAVELPRHSHAAPAVAARSLDFLRAAASRGEGR from the coding sequence ATGACCGCTGTCCCCGACCCGCTGCCCGGCCCGGGCGCGCTGCGTTTCGGGTACGGCACCAACGGCTTCGCCAACCACCGCCTCGGCGACGCGCTGGCGGTCCTCGCCGACCTCGGGTACGCGGGCGTCGCGCTCACCCTCGACCACGACCACCTGGACCCGTTCGCCCCCGGGCTGATCCGCCGGGTGGCCGCCGTACGCCGCCGGCTGGACGCGCTCGGGCTGGCGGTGGTGGTCGAGACCGGCGCCCGCTACCTGCTCGACCCCTGGCACAAGCACGCGCCGACGCTGCTGCACGACGACCCGGCCCGGCGGGTGGAGTTCCTGCGCCGGGCCGTGCGGATCGGCGCCGAGCTGGGCGCGGAGGCGGTCTCCTTCTGGGCCGGCGTACGCCCGCCCGGCGTACCGCCCGACGTCGCGGCCGACCGCCTGGTGGCCGGCTGCGCGACCGTCTGCGCCGAGGCCGCCGACGAGGGCGTGGCGCTGGGCTTCGAGCCGGAGCCGGGCATGTTCGTCGAGGACATCGCCGGGTGGTGGCGGCTGCGCGAGGCGCTCGGCGCGCCGCCCGGCTTCGGCATCACGCTCGACATCGGACACTGCCGCTGCCTGGAGCCGCTGGCGGTGCCGCGGTGCGTGGCCGCGGTCGCCGCGCATCTGGTCAACGTGCAGATCGACGACATGCGCCGGGGTGTGCACGAGCACCTGGAGTTCGGCGCCGGTGAGATCGACTTCCCGCCGGTGCTGCGCGCCCTGGCCGACGCCGGCTACCGCGGGCTGGTGGCGGTGGAGCTGCCCCGGCACTCGCACGCGGCTCCGGCCGTCGCCGCCCGCTCACTGGACTTCCTGCGCGCCGCCGCCTCGCGCGGCGAGGGGCGGTGA
- a CDS encoding SCO3242 family prenyltransferase, giving the protein MTRLADLAELVRAPAALSVPGDVLSGAAAAGALGRRTPALAGASVLLYWAGMAANDWADRRLDAVERPERPIPSGRVRPSVALGVASGLTAAGLAVATAAGGRRAAAVALPLAATIWGYDLRAKNTAAGPAVMAACRGLDVLLGASGGRVVRALPAALTVAAHTWTVTALSRREVTGADRRLPGLTLAGTALVALATPARPTPPAARPGSPARSGSGRTAGLGHLVPAVLAAGYAARYGRAQVRVLADPSPARVRAAVGAGITGLPALQGALTARAGARLLGLAVAGAAPLGRRLARLISPT; this is encoded by the coding sequence GTGACCCGCCTGGCCGACCTGGCCGAGCTGGTCCGGGCGCCGGCCGCGCTCTCGGTGCCCGGGGACGTGCTCTCCGGCGCCGCCGCGGCCGGTGCGCTGGGCCGCCGGACGCCCGCGCTGGCCGGCGCGTCGGTGCTGCTCTACTGGGCCGGGATGGCCGCCAACGACTGGGCGGACCGGCGGCTGGACGCTGTCGAACGGCCGGAGCGGCCGATCCCGTCCGGCCGGGTGCGCCCGTCGGTGGCGCTCGGCGTCGCGTCCGGCCTGACCGCCGCCGGGCTCGCGGTCGCCACCGCCGCCGGGGGCCGCCGGGCGGCAGCGGTCGCGCTCCCGCTCGCCGCCACGATCTGGGGGTACGACCTGCGCGCCAAGAACACCGCCGCCGGCCCGGCGGTGATGGCCGCCTGCCGAGGGCTGGACGTGCTGCTCGGCGCGTCCGGCGGCCGGGTGGTCCGGGCGCTGCCGGCCGCGCTGACTGTGGCCGCGCACACCTGGACCGTGACCGCGCTGTCCCGGCGCGAGGTGACCGGCGCGGACCGGCGGCTACCCGGCCTCACGCTGGCCGGCACCGCGCTCGTCGCGCTCGCCACCCCGGCCCGGCCCACGCCACCCGCCGCGCGCCCCGGCTCCCCGGCCCGCAGCGGCTCCGGCCGCACCGCCGGGCTCGGTCACCTCGTGCCGGCGGTGCTCGCGGCCGGGTACGCCGCCCGGTACGGCCGGGCGCAGGTCCGGGTGCTCGCCGACCCGTCACCGGCCCGGGTGCGCGCCGCCGTCGGGGCCGGGATCACCGGGCTGCCCGCCTTGCAGGGCGCGCTCACCGCCCGCGCCGGGGCCCGGCTGCTCGGCCTCGCCGTGGCCGGGGCCGCCCCGCTCGGCCGCCGCCTGGCCCGGCTGATCTCGCCGACATGA
- a CDS encoding inositol-3-phosphate synthase: protein MRTGVWLVGARGSVATTAVVGGLALRAGLTAPTGCVTELPALRGPALPGFADLVFGGHDVVATPLTKRAEALADAGVLPGRLADAVAPDLAAVEAALRPAPVEGDQGERIATVVRDLTDFRSRHGLDRVVVVNVAATEPAPAPHPAHHDLATLREALTSAPDVLPPSSAYAYAAFTAGCPYVDFTPSTGARLPALAALAAERGLPYAGHDGKTGETLLKSVLAPMFAMRHLAVRSWSGTNLLGGGDGATLADPAANAAKVGSKQRVLAETLGYLPQGGTRIEYVEELGDFKTAWDLVTFAGFLGTGMRMEFTWHGCDSALAAPLVLDLSRLTAAAHAAGRHGPLTELAFFFKDPLGATGHALGGQWAVLRDFTAGLHARMSP, encoded by the coding sequence ATGCGTACGGGTGTGTGGCTGGTGGGTGCGCGCGGCTCGGTCGCCACCACCGCCGTGGTCGGCGGGCTGGCCCTGCGGGCCGGGCTCACCGCGCCGACCGGATGCGTGACCGAGCTGCCCGCCCTGCGCGGGCCCGCCCTGCCGGGCTTCGCCGATCTCGTCTTCGGCGGCCACGACGTGGTCGCCACCCCGCTCACCAAACGCGCCGAGGCGCTCGCCGACGCCGGGGTGCTGCCCGGCCGGCTGGCCGACGCCGTGGCACCCGACCTGGCCGCCGTCGAGGCGGCGCTACGGCCCGCGCCGGTCGAGGGCGACCAGGGCGAGCGGATCGCCACTGTGGTCCGCGACCTGACCGACTTCCGGTCCCGGCACGGGCTGGACCGGGTGGTGGTGGTCAACGTCGCCGCCACCGAACCGGCGCCCGCCCCGCACCCGGCCCACCACGACCTGGCCACGCTGCGCGAGGCGCTGACCAGTGCGCCCGACGTGCTGCCGCCCAGCTCCGCGTACGCGTACGCGGCGTTCACCGCCGGCTGCCCGTACGTGGACTTCACCCCGTCCACAGGTGCCCGGCTGCCGGCCCTGGCCGCGCTGGCCGCCGAACGCGGACTGCCGTACGCCGGGCACGACGGCAAGACCGGCGAGACGCTGCTCAAGTCGGTGCTCGCGCCGATGTTCGCGATGCGGCACCTCGCCGTGCGCTCCTGGTCCGGCACGAACCTGCTCGGCGGCGGCGACGGCGCCACGCTCGCCGACCCGGCCGCCAACGCCGCGAAGGTGGGCAGCAAGCAGCGGGTGCTCGCCGAGACGCTCGGCTACCTGCCGCAGGGTGGTACCCGGATCGAGTACGTCGAGGAACTGGGCGACTTCAAGACCGCCTGGGACCTGGTCACGTTCGCCGGTTTCCTGGGCACCGGCATGCGGATGGAGTTCACCTGGCACGGCTGCGACTCGGCGCTCGCCGCGCCGCTCGTGCTGGACCTGTCCCGGCTCACCGCCGCCGCGCACGCCGCCGGCCGCCACGGCCCGCTGACCGAGCTGGCGTTCTTCTTCAAGGACCCGCTCGGCGCGACCGGCCACGCGCTCGGCGGGCAGTGGGCGGTGCTGCGGGACTTCACCGCCGGCCTGCACGCCCGGATGTCGCCGTGA
- a CDS encoding Gfo/Idh/MocA family protein: MVGYAFMGAAHSQAWRTVNRVFDLPARVRMALVCGRDEPKVAEAADRLGWDGYTTDWRRLVESDEIDVVDICTPGDSHREIALAALAAGKHVLCEKPLANSVAEAREMTEAAARAQASGVRAMCGFNYRRVPAVALMRQLVADGRIGEIRHVRAVYLQDWIVDPQFPLVWRLQKDRAGSGALGDIGAHIIDLTQYVTGQLITGVSALTETFVRQRPLVAGSSGLAAQADGNGSATGQVTVDDAAVFVARLDGGALATYEATRFATGRKNALRVEINGSRGSVVFDLERLNELEFLDATRPAAEQGFSRILVTEPEHPYLGAWWPPGHIIGYEHSFTHQARDFVEAVATGADPAPSFADALQVQLVLDAVTRSAERAAWTEVEPALAEASA, translated from the coding sequence ATGGTCGGCTACGCGTTCATGGGCGCCGCGCACTCCCAGGCGTGGCGCACCGTGAACCGGGTGTTCGACCTGCCGGCCCGGGTGCGGATGGCGCTCGTCTGCGGCCGGGACGAACCGAAGGTGGCCGAGGCCGCCGACCGGCTCGGCTGGGACGGCTACACCACCGACTGGCGGCGGCTCGTCGAGTCCGACGAGATCGACGTGGTCGACATCTGCACGCCGGGGGACAGCCACCGCGAGATAGCGCTCGCCGCGCTCGCCGCGGGCAAGCACGTGCTGTGCGAGAAGCCGCTGGCGAACAGCGTCGCCGAGGCCCGGGAGATGACCGAGGCCGCGGCCCGTGCCCAGGCGTCCGGGGTACGCGCGATGTGCGGCTTCAACTACCGGCGGGTGCCGGCGGTCGCCCTGATGCGGCAGCTGGTGGCGGACGGGCGGATCGGCGAGATCCGGCACGTCCGGGCGGTCTACCTCCAGGACTGGATCGTCGACCCGCAGTTCCCGCTGGTGTGGCGGTTGCAGAAGGACAGGGCGGGCTCCGGCGCGCTCGGCGACATCGGCGCGCACATCATCGACCTGACCCAGTACGTCACCGGTCAGCTCATCACCGGGGTCAGCGCGCTGACCGAGACGTTCGTCCGCCAGCGGCCACTCGTCGCCGGGTCGAGCGGCCTGGCCGCGCAGGCCGACGGCAACGGCAGCGCGACGGGCCAGGTGACAGTGGACGACGCGGCGGTGTTCGTGGCCCGGCTCGACGGGGGAGCGCTGGCCACGTACGAGGCGACCCGGTTCGCCACCGGCCGTAAGAACGCGCTTCGGGTCGAGATCAACGGTTCGCGCGGCAGCGTCGTGTTCGACCTGGAACGCCTCAACGAGCTGGAGTTCCTGGACGCCACCCGGCCCGCCGCCGAGCAGGGCTTCAGCCGGATCCTGGTGACCGAGCCGGAGCACCCGTACCTGGGCGCGTGGTGGCCGCCCGGCCACATCATCGGCTACGAGCACTCCTTCACCCACCAGGCGCGTGACTTCGTCGAGGCGGTCGCCACCGGCGCCGACCCGGCCCCGTCGTTCGCCGACGCGCTTCAGGTCCAGCTCGTGCTCGACGCGGTGACCCGCTCGGCCGAGCGGGCCGCCTGGACGGAGGTGGAACCCGCTCTGGCCGAAGCTTCCGCCTGA
- a CDS encoding substrate-binding domain-containing protein, translating into MRTPRHDLSRRRLLFGGAAVSAGVLLAGCTSNEQNPTEAQTKAAGSGANTEPGKKVSIGFSAPAADHGWIAAITNNAKAQAGAYQDVELKSVEAGADAAAQRAALSTLISQKPDVIVLLPHDGKELNAFGLEAMKAGIPVVNLDRAFPDARAYRCQIKGDNYGMGVAAATYIAEQLKAKGVSNPVIGEIPGIESLELTQERSKGFADTLASYGFKVANRRPAEFTVDSGQQAATGLFQALPKIDAVWNHDDDQGIGVLAAVNQANRKEFIMVGGAGSKKAMEDIAADNTVLKATVTYSPSMASSAISLARLIGQGKGMSDLVELQVPKEIVLASETITKENASDYLKLGF; encoded by the coding sequence ATGAGAACACCGCGCCATGACCTGTCCCGCCGCCGGCTGCTCTTCGGCGGGGCCGCCGTCTCCGCCGGGGTGCTGCTCGCCGGCTGCACAAGCAACGAGCAGAACCCGACCGAGGCACAGACCAAGGCGGCCGGTTCCGGCGCCAACACCGAGCCGGGCAAGAAGGTGAGCATCGGATTCTCCGCCCCGGCCGCCGACCACGGCTGGATCGCCGCCATCACCAACAACGCCAAGGCGCAGGCCGGGGCGTACCAGGACGTGGAGCTGAAGTCGGTCGAGGCCGGCGCGGACGCGGCGGCCCAGCGGGCGGCGCTGTCCACGCTGATCTCGCAGAAGCCCGACGTGATCGTGCTGCTGCCGCACGACGGCAAGGAGCTCAACGCGTTCGGCCTGGAGGCGATGAAGGCCGGCATACCCGTGGTGAACCTGGACCGGGCCTTCCCGGACGCGCGCGCCTACCGGTGCCAGATCAAGGGCGACAACTACGGCATGGGGGTGGCCGCCGCCACCTACATCGCCGAGCAGCTCAAGGCCAAAGGCGTGAGCAACCCGGTGATCGGCGAGATCCCCGGCATCGAGTCGCTGGAGCTGACCCAGGAACGGTCGAAGGGGTTCGCCGACACGCTCGCCTCGTACGGGTTCAAGGTCGCCAACCGGCGTCCGGCGGAGTTCACCGTGGACTCCGGCCAGCAGGCCGCCACCGGCCTGTTCCAGGCGCTGCCGAAGATCGACGCGGTCTGGAACCACGACGACGACCAGGGCATCGGCGTGCTCGCGGCGGTCAACCAGGCCAACCGCAAGGAATTCATCATGGTCGGCGGCGCCGGCTCCAAGAAGGCCATGGAGGACATCGCCGCCGACAACACGGTCCTCAAGGCCACAGTCACCTACAGCCCGTCGATGGCCTCCTCGGCCATCTCCCTGGCCCGCCTGATCGGCCAGGGCAAGGGCATGTCCGACCTGGTCGAACTCCAGGTACCGAAGGAGATCGTCCTCGCCTCCGAGACGATCACCAAGGAGAACGCGAGCGACTACCTGAAGCTCGGGTTCTGA
- a CDS encoding ABC transporter permease, translating to MSEATDTSLPAQSPPVERAETAKVDAPAKLSWWRGDGGEGAKRNLGLLAVLVVLVVIGILTRPDLYGDPNWVWGNTLTILKLASVVGVVTVGMTFVIIGGGIDLSVGAIVALAGVWCTTVATQSYGAGGMIFTALTVGLAVGVVNGLLVSYGRLVPFIATLAMLVAARGLAAEISDKQTQVSGNTFINGIASTNVLGIPLLVYILVAVVAAGWVLLNRTTFGRRTVAVGGNPEAARLAGINVRRHTVLLYALSGLCCGIAAVMLTAQATSAQAAMANLYELDAIAAAIIGGTLLSGGRGTIIGSLLGVIIFSTITNLFAINNLSAEAQNMVKGGIIVAAVLVQQVQFGSLTQFLARNRATTT from the coding sequence ATGAGCGAAGCCACTGACACCTCGCTGCCCGCGCAGTCGCCGCCGGTGGAGCGAGCGGAGACCGCCAAGGTCGACGCGCCGGCGAAGCTCTCCTGGTGGCGCGGCGACGGCGGGGAGGGCGCGAAGCGCAACCTGGGCCTGCTCGCCGTGCTGGTGGTGCTCGTGGTCATCGGCATCCTGACCCGCCCCGACCTCTACGGTGACCCGAACTGGGTGTGGGGCAACACGCTCACCATCCTCAAACTCGCCTCGGTGGTCGGCGTGGTCACCGTCGGCATGACCTTCGTGATCATCGGCGGCGGCATCGACCTGTCGGTGGGCGCGATCGTCGCGCTGGCCGGGGTCTGGTGCACCACAGTGGCCACGCAGAGCTACGGCGCGGGCGGCATGATCTTCACCGCGCTGACCGTCGGGCTCGCCGTCGGCGTGGTCAACGGGCTGCTCGTCTCGTACGGGCGGCTGGTGCCGTTCATCGCCACGCTGGCCATGCTCGTCGCCGCCCGAGGGCTGGCGGCGGAGATCTCCGACAAGCAGACCCAGGTGTCGGGCAACACGTTCATCAACGGCATCGCCAGCACGAACGTGCTCGGCATCCCGCTGCTGGTCTACATCCTGGTCGCGGTGGTGGCGGCCGGCTGGGTGCTGTTGAACCGGACCACGTTCGGCCGCCGTACGGTGGCGGTCGGCGGTAACCCGGAGGCGGCCCGGCTGGCCGGCATCAACGTCCGCCGGCACACAGTGCTCCTCTACGCGCTCTCCGGCCTGTGCTGCGGCATCGCCGCGGTCATGCTGACCGCGCAGGCCACCTCCGCGCAGGCGGCGATGGCCAACCTCTACGAGCTGGACGCGATCGCCGCCGCGATCATCGGCGGCACGCTGCTCAGCGGCGGGCGGGGCACGATCATCGGCTCCCTGCTCGGGGTGATCATCTTCTCTACGATCACCAACCTGTTCGCCATCAACAACCTCTCCGCCGAGGCCCAGAACATGGTCAAGGGCGGCATCATCGTCGCCGCCGTCCTGGTCCAGCAGGTGCAGTTCGGCAGTCTCACCCAGTTCCTCGCCCGCAACCGGGCCACCACCACCTGA
- a CDS encoding sugar ABC transporter ATP-binding protein yields MSDTGEPLVEAPADAVAGEVVLRLADVVKTFPGVRALDGVQLEVRAGEVHCLLGQNGAGKSTLIKVLAGVHRPDSGEVVWRGEPAAFANPQAAMRAGIATIYQELDLVDDLSVAENAFLGHEPRRVGFVRRGQMARRTRQILARLGHPEIPPGRLVRHLPAAGKQIVSMARALSHEARLIIMDEPSAVLAHDEVANLFRIIRELTAQGIAVIYISHRLEEIREIGDRVTVLKDGRTTAASLPARETPTRDLVARMTGRTIEYVFPQRPADHGGGTELLRVDGLTRPGEFADVSLRVRAGEIVGIAGLVGSGRSELLETIFGARRAHAGTVRVDGSTLRPGSVGAAVRAGMGMAPEERKSQALLLGEPIYRNVTLATFSRYARLGFTDAGRERVEADRIAASLELRPRDVRRPVRTLSGGNQQKVVVGRWLLGGTRLLLLDEPTRGVDVGARAELYQVIRDLAARGVGVLLVSSEVPEVLGLADRALVMREGRVVREAPAGELDENTVLDLVMAGSLMEGAPA; encoded by the coding sequence ATGAGCGACACCGGCGAACCGCTGGTCGAGGCGCCCGCGGACGCCGTCGCGGGCGAGGTCGTACTGCGCCTCGCCGACGTGGTCAAGACGTTCCCGGGGGTACGCGCGCTCGACGGTGTGCAACTGGAGGTGCGGGCCGGCGAGGTGCACTGCCTGCTGGGGCAGAACGGCGCCGGCAAGTCCACCCTGATCAAGGTGCTGGCCGGGGTGCACCGGCCGGACTCCGGCGAGGTCGTGTGGCGGGGCGAACCGGCGGCGTTCGCCAACCCGCAGGCCGCCATGCGCGCCGGCATCGCGACGATCTACCAGGAACTCGACCTGGTCGACGACCTGTCGGTGGCGGAGAACGCGTTCCTCGGCCACGAGCCGCGCCGGGTCGGCTTCGTCAGGCGGGGGCAGATGGCCCGGCGTACCCGGCAGATCCTGGCCCGGCTCGGCCACCCGGAGATCCCGCCGGGACGGCTGGTGCGGCACCTGCCCGCCGCCGGCAAGCAGATCGTCAGCATGGCCCGGGCGCTGTCCCACGAGGCCCGGCTGATCATCATGGACGAGCCGAGCGCGGTGCTGGCCCACGACGAGGTGGCGAACCTGTTCCGGATCATCCGGGAACTCACCGCGCAGGGCATCGCGGTCATCTACATCTCGCACCGGCTGGAGGAGATCCGCGAGATCGGCGACCGGGTCACCGTACTCAAGGACGGCCGGACCACGGCGGCGAGCCTGCCGGCCCGCGAGACGCCGACCCGTGACCTGGTGGCCCGGATGACCGGCCGGACCATCGAGTACGTCTTCCCGCAGCGCCCGGCCGACCACGGGGGCGGCACGGAGCTGTTGCGGGTGGACGGGCTGACCCGGCCCGGCGAGTTCGCCGACGTCTCGCTCAGGGTCCGGGCGGGAGAAATCGTCGGCATCGCCGGGCTGGTCGGCTCGGGCCGGTCGGAGCTGCTGGAGACCATCTTCGGCGCGCGCCGGGCGCACGCCGGGACGGTCCGGGTGGACGGCAGCACGCTGCGTCCCGGCAGTGTGGGCGCGGCGGTGCGCGCCGGGATGGGCATGGCGCCGGAGGAGCGCAAGAGCCAGGCGCTGCTGCTCGGCGAACCGATCTACCGCAACGTCACGCTCGCCACGTTCAGCAGATACGCGCGCCTCGGCTTCACCGACGCCGGGCGGGAACGCGTCGAGGCCGACCGGATCGCCGCGTCGCTGGAGCTGCGGCCCCGGGACGTACGGCGGCCGGTGCGCACGCTGTCGGGCGGCAACCAGCAGAAGGTGGTGGTCGGGCGGTGGCTGCTCGGGGGCACCCGGCTGCTGCTGCTCGACGAGCCGACCCGGGGCGTGGACGTGGGCGCCCGCGCCGAGCTGTACCAGGTGATCCGCGATCTGGCCGCCCGTGGCGTCGGGGTGCTGCTGGTCTCCAGCGAGGTGCCCGAGGTGCTGGGCCTGGCCGACCGGGCGCTGGTGATGCGGGAGGGCCGGGTGGTCCGCGAGGCGCCGGCCGGCGAACTGGACGAGAACACCGTGCTCGACCTCGTCATGGCGGGGTCCCTCATGGAAGGCGCACCGGCATGA
- a CDS encoding ROK family protein, with translation MRTVDPLHVRLLRLLRDEGAVSRAELGDRLQMPRPRLLAELERLVSLGYVAEAGLAASRGGRRSTLVELSPHLRFAAVDLGASSIDVEVVNGRLEPVAAYTESADIRSGPKVTLQRVNELLHKAKVDGAYERLDAVGIGVPGPVSFRDGVPVSPPIMPGWDRFPVRELLTREHGCPAVVDNDVNIMAIGERHGGVAHSVDDFLFIKIGTGIGCGIYLHGEVYRGTDGCAGDIGHIQVDPNGPMCSCGNVGCLEAVFSGAALAREATVAARTEVSPALAERFAARGVVTALDVAQGAIEGDVSCIQLIRDGGRRVGSVLAGLVSFTNPSMIVIGGGLAQLGHILLAEIRSVVYRRSLPLATGNLPVVLSELGPRAGVAGAAVLASDLAFGEAA, from the coding sequence GTGCGGACGGTCGACCCCCTGCACGTACGGCTCCTGCGGCTGCTCCGGGACGAGGGCGCGGTGTCCCGCGCCGAACTCGGCGACCGCCTCCAGATGCCCCGCCCGCGCCTGCTCGCCGAGCTGGAGCGGCTCGTCTCCCTCGGGTACGTGGCCGAGGCCGGGCTGGCCGCCTCCCGGGGCGGGCGGCGCTCCACCCTTGTCGAACTGAGCCCGCACCTACGGTTCGCCGCTGTCGACCTGGGCGCCAGCTCGATCGACGTGGAGGTGGTCAACGGCCGGTTGGAGCCGGTGGCCGCCTACACCGAGTCCGCCGACATCCGCTCCGGCCCCAAGGTGACGCTCCAGCGCGTCAACGAGCTGCTGCACAAGGCCAAGGTGGACGGCGCGTACGAGCGGCTCGACGCGGTCGGCATCGGCGTGCCGGGGCCGGTGAGCTTCCGCGACGGCGTGCCGGTCTCTCCGCCGATCATGCCGGGGTGGGACCGGTTCCCGGTCCGCGAGCTGCTGACCCGGGAGCACGGCTGCCCGGCGGTGGTGGACAACGACGTCAACATCATGGCGATCGGGGAGCGGCACGGCGGCGTGGCCCACTCGGTCGACGACTTCCTGTTCATCAAGATCGGTACCGGGATCGGCTGCGGCATCTACCTGCACGGCGAGGTCTACCGGGGCACCGACGGCTGCGCCGGGGACATCGGCCACATCCAGGTCGACCCGAACGGTCCGATGTGCTCCTGCGGCAACGTCGGCTGCCTGGAGGCGGTGTTCAGCGGCGCCGCGCTGGCCCGGGAGGCGACTGTCGCGGCCCGCACCGAGGTCTCCCCGGCGCTGGCCGAGCGGTTCGCCGCCCGGGGCGTGGTCACGGCGCTCGACGTGGCGCAGGGGGCGATCGAGGGGGACGTCTCCTGCATCCAGCTCATCCGCGACGGCGGCCGGCGGGTCGGCAGCGTACTGGCCGGGCTGGTCAGCTTCACCAACCCGTCGATGATCGTGATCGGCGGCGGACTGGCCCAGCTCGGCCACATCCTGCTCGCCGAGATCCGCAGCGTCGTCTACCGCCGCTCGCTGCCGCTGGCCACCGGCAACCTGCCGGTCGTCCTGTCCGAGCTGGGCCCGCGCGCCGGCGTCGCCGGCGCTGCCGTGCTGGCCAGTGACCTCGCGTTCGGAGAAGCAGCATGA
- a CDS encoding YihY/virulence factor BrkB family protein, giving the protein MAADEAPARDGRDHTGPVGPDDGPDSPTDLTATGWMATLKRTVREFQDDSLTDWAAALTYYGVLSIFPGVLVLISLLGLLGDRATEGVRDTVGQAVPEENTRKIIESAIDQAGQAGGLASVAAVIGLIAAFWSASGYIAAFMRASNSIYDVPEGRPIWKTLPVRLGVTAVIGVMLLISAVIVVFTGGLAEQAGNAIGLGSTAVTVWNIAKWPVLLVLVSLMFAILYWASPNARHGGFRWVSPGGVLAVVLWLVVSGLFALYVSNFGSYNKTYGAVAGVIIFLVWLWLSNVAILLGAEFDAELERSRAIAAGHPADEEPYVELRDDRKLRKKGNTSSHH; this is encoded by the coding sequence ATGGCCGCCGACGAGGCTCCCGCCCGTGACGGGCGCGACCACACGGGGCCGGTGGGCCCGGACGACGGTCCGGACAGCCCGACCGATCTGACGGCGACGGGCTGGATGGCGACGCTCAAGCGGACCGTCCGGGAGTTCCAGGACGACAGCCTGACCGACTGGGCCGCCGCGCTCACCTACTACGGTGTGCTCTCCATCTTCCCGGGCGTCCTGGTGCTGATCTCGCTGCTCGGCCTGCTCGGTGACCGGGCCACGGAGGGGGTCCGGGACACCGTCGGGCAGGCCGTGCCGGAGGAGAACACCCGCAAGATCATCGAGAGCGCGATCGACCAGGCCGGTCAGGCCGGCGGGCTGGCCAGCGTCGCGGCTGTCATCGGTCTGATCGCGGCCTTCTGGTCCGCCTCCGGCTACATCGCCGCCTTCATGCGCGCCTCGAACAGCATCTACGACGTGCCGGAGGGCCGGCCGATCTGGAAGACGCTGCCGGTACGCCTCGGCGTGACCGCGGTGATCGGCGTGATGCTGCTGATCAGCGCCGTGATCGTGGTGTTCACCGGTGGCCTGGCCGAGCAGGCCGGAAACGCGATCGGGCTCGGCTCGACAGCCGTCACCGTGTGGAACATCGCCAAGTGGCCGGTCCTGCTGGTGCTGGTGAGCCTGATGTTCGCGATCCTCTACTGGGCCTCGCCGAACGCCCGGCACGGCGGCTTCCGCTGGGTCAGTCCCGGCGGCGTGCTCGCGGTGGTGCTCTGGCTCGTGGTGTCCGGCCTCTTCGCGCTCTACGTCAGCAACTTCGGCTCGTACAACAAGACGTACGGCGCGGTTGCCGGCGTGATCATCTTCCTGGTCTGGCTCTGGCTGAGCAACGTGGCGATCCTGCTCGGCGCGGAGTTCGACGCCGAGCTGGAGCGCAGCCGCGCCATCGCGGCCGGGCACCCGGCCGACGAGGAGCCCTACGTCGAGCTGCGCGACGACCGCAAGCTGCGCAAGAAGGGCAACACGTCCTCCCACCACTGA